A stretch of Streptococcus sp. oral taxon 061 DNA encodes these proteins:
- a CDS encoding peptide ABC transporter substrate-binding protein encodes MKFSKVMALAGVTLLASGVLAACSGSGSSAKGEKTFSYVYETDPDSLNYLTTGKAAVANITSNVVDGLMENDRYGNFVPSMAEDWSVSQDGLTYTYTIRKDAKWYTSEGEEYAPVKAQDFVTGLKYAADNKSEALYLVQESIKGLDAYVKGEVKDFSEVGIKAIDDQTVQYTLNKPESFWNSKTTMGILAPVNEEFLTSKGSDFAKATDPSSILYNGPFLLKSLVAKSSVEFEKNPNYWDKDNVHIDKVKLSFWDGQDTGKLADTFKDGGFSMARLFPTSAGYPELEKEFKDNIVYTPQDSATFLVGTNIDRQSYKYTSKTTDEQKTSTKKALLNKDFRQAIAFGFDRTAYASQVNGESGASKLLRNLFVPPTFVQADGKNFGDLVKEKLVTYGDEWKDVNLDDAQDGLYNPEKAKAEFAKAKTALQAEGVQFPIHLDMPVDQTNTTKVQRVQSLKQSLEATLGTDNVVVDIQQLQKDEVLNVTYFAETAAGEDWDLSDNVGWSPDYIDPSTYLDIIKPSVGENTKTYLGFDAGTNNAAAKQVGLEDYEKMVVEAGNENTDVSKRYDKYAAAQAWLTDSALIIPTTSQTGRPMLSKMVPYTLPFAYSGNKGMSEALLYKYLELQDKPVTADEYQKAQDKWKKEKEESNKKAQEDLANHVK; translated from the coding sequence ATGAAATTTTCAAAAGTAATGGCCCTAGCAGGAGTGACTCTGTTAGCGTCAGGTGTTTTGGCAGCTTGTTCAGGTTCAGGCTCTAGTGCAAAAGGTGAGAAAACTTTTTCTTACGTTTATGAAACAGATCCAGACAGCCTCAACTATCTGACAACAGGTAAGGCTGCAGTTGCGAATATCACAAGTAATGTTGTTGACGGTTTGATGGAGAATGACCGTTACGGGAACTTCGTGCCATCTATGGCAGAAGACTGGTCAGTATCTCAAGATGGTTTGACTTACACTTATACAATCCGTAAAGATGCTAAGTGGTACACTTCTGAAGGTGAAGAGTATGCACCTGTGAAAGCTCAAGACTTTGTAACAGGTCTTAAATATGCAGCTGATAATAAGTCAGAGGCCCTTTATCTTGTTCAAGAATCCATTAAAGGTCTTGACGCTTATGTCAAAGGTGAAGTAAAAGACTTCTCAGAAGTTGGAATCAAGGCAATTGATGATCAAACTGTTCAATACACTTTGAATAAACCAGAAAGCTTTTGGAACTCTAAGACAACCATGGGTATTCTTGCACCAGTCAATGAAGAATTCCTTACTTCTAAAGGAAGTGACTTTGCCAAAGCAACTGATCCAAGCAGTATTCTTTACAACGGTCCTTTCTTGTTGAAATCATTGGTAGCAAAATCTTCAGTAGAATTTGAAAAGAATCCAAACTACTGGGATAAGGACAATGTTCATATTGATAAAGTAAAACTATCATTCTGGGATGGTCAAGATACAGGCAAACTTGCAGACACCTTTAAGGATGGCGGCTTCTCAATGGCTCGTCTCTTCCCGACAAGTGCAGGATATCCTGAACTTGAAAAAGAGTTTAAGGATAACATCGTTTATACACCACAAGATTCTGCTACTTTCTTAGTTGGAACAAATATTGACCGTCAGTCTTACAAGTACACTTCTAAGACTACAGATGAGCAAAAGACATCAACTAAGAAAGCTCTCCTAAACAAAGACTTCCGTCAAGCTATCGCCTTTGGTTTTGATAGAACAGCTTATGCTTCTCAAGTTAATGGAGAAAGCGGAGCAAGCAAACTTCTTCGTAACTTGTTCGTACCACCAACATTTGTTCAAGCTGATGGTAAAAACTTTGGTGACTTAGTTAAAGAAAAATTGGTCACCTATGGTGACGAGTGGAAAGATGTTAATCTAGACGACGCTCAAGATGGTCTATACAATCCTGAAAAAGCGAAAGCAGAATTTGCTAAAGCTAAGACAGCTCTCCAAGCAGAGGGCGTTCAATTCCCAATTCATTTGGATATGCCAGTTGACCAAACTAATACTACAAAAGTTCAACGTGTTCAGTCATTGAAACAATCACTTGAAGCAACATTAGGAACTGACAATGTCGTTGTTGATATTCAACAACTTCAAAAAGATGAAGTCTTAAATGTTACCTACTTTGCTGAAACAGCTGCTGGAGAAGATTGGGATCTCTCAGATAACGTTGGATGGTCTCCAGACTACATTGACCCATCTACTTACCTTGATATCATCAAACCATCTGTTGGTGAAAATACGAAGACTTATCTAGGATTTGATGCTGGTACAAACAACGCTGCTGCCAAACAAGTTGGTTTGGAAGATTATGAAAAGATGGTTGTTGAAGCCGGAAACGAAAACACTGATGTTTCAAAACGTTATGATAAATATGCTGCGGCCCAAGCTTGGTTGACAGATAGCGCTTTGATTATTCCAACAACTTCTCAAACTGGACGTCCAATGTTGTCTAAGATGGTGCCATATACTCTTCCATTTGCATACTCAGGTAACAAGGGTATGAGTGAAGCCCTCTTGTACAAGTACCTTGAACTTCAAGATAAACCAGTAACTGCTGATGAATATCAAAAAGCTCAAGATAAATGGAAGAAAGAAAAAGAAGAATCTAATAAAAAAGCGCAAGAAGATCTTGCAAACCATGTAAAATAA